The genomic interval GCTCGAGGCGGACACCACCCGGCCAGAGGTGTTCATCCAGACCGACGTGGAGTTCCACGACCGGATCATGGCCGCGTCGGGCAACCGGCTCGCCCGGTCGATCGTCAGCAGCGTGCACAGCCAGGCCCGCACCAGCATGCGCTACCAGGGCCACCCGAGCATCGAGGACGTCGGCATCACGAACTCCGAGCACCGGGTCGTGCTCGAGCGCATCCTCGACCGCGACGCGGCCGGCGCGACCCAGGCCATGACTGACCACATCCGGTCAGCGTGGGAACGCCGCCGCCCGGCCTGATCTTGACGCGGCACCTCGACCGCCCTAGGTTCCTGCTCACTGATGTCTGACAACTGTCAACATAGGAGTGCGCATGACCCGACCTCGTCCGCTCCGCGCCCTGGCCGGAACAGCCGCCATCTCCGCCTTCGCGCTGGCTGCCCTCGCCCTCTCCACCACCACCACCTCCGCCGTACCGTCGCGCACCGAAGTGATCCTGGTTGCGCCGGACGGCACGAAGCCCGTCGAAGCCGACCACGTGGTCCGAACGTTGCAGGCCGCCCAGGCCCTGGTCCGGGCGAACAACGCCCGGTCCAACGTCCACGTGCTCCTGGCCGGCGGGACCTACGAACTGAAGACACCGCTGCGCTTCGACGCCCGCGACGGCGGCCGGAACGGCCACACCGTCACCTGGCAGAGCGTCCCGGGCCAGGACGCCACGCTCTCCGGCGGCTCGAAGGTGACCGGCTGGACGCTGCACGATCCGGCCAAGAACATCTGGTCCGCCAACGTCCCGGTCGGCACACAGTCCCGGCAGTTGTACGTCGACGGAAAGCTCGCGCAGCGCACCCAACTGCTGCTCGCGGAGTCGAAGAACACCCGCGGGCACCTGGTCTTCAGCCAGCGCGGTCTCACCGTCAACGACGCGACACTGGCGGCGCGCATCGCCGGCCTGTCGAACCCCGGTGACCTCGAGATCGAGGAGCTCGGCTCGTTCACCGACCGCTACTCCCCGGTCCGATCGGTCGACGGCAGCACCCTGGTGATGGAGCAGCCGGCCTGGGACAACAACAACTTCGGGTACGACACCCTCAAGTCGCCGTACGCCCGCGGCGCGCTGTACATCAACAACGCCTACGAGCTGATCTCCGGCCCGAACCAGTGGTACCTCGACTCCGCTCACGGGAAGGTGTACTACCGCCCGGCCGACGGGCAGTCGCTGCGGACCACCGACGTACGGCTCCCCCGGCTCGAGTCGCTCGTCCAGGTCAGCGGGAGCTACCGCGACCCCGTCCAGAACCTTGCCTTCAGCAACTTGACGTTCGCGCACACGACCTGGAACTTCCCGAGCGGACCGCAGGGGTACGTCGACCAGCAGAGCGGCGCGCACGCGGTCGGCACATACGCCAAGCCGGCCGACTTCCTGACCAGCTGCCAGAACGGCTGCCCGGAGTTCGAGAAGACCCGCAACGAGTGGCATCAGATCCCTGCCGCCGTGCAGGTGTCCGCCGCAGCGCACATCACCTTTGCGGGCAACAACTTCCAGCAGCTCGGATCGGTGGGGCTCGGCCTGGGCATGGACCCGAACGCCCACGTCTCCGGCACCGGGTACGGCGTCAGCAACACCGCCGTACTGCGGAACACCTTCACCGACAGCGCGGCGTCCGCGATCGTCGTCGGCGGCGTACAGCCGGACGCCCATCATCCTCGCGATCCGCGGATGACGAACCGCGACGTGACGATCAGCGACAACACCATCGCCGGCGTCAGCAAGGAGTACCGCGACAACGCCGGCATCCTGTCGACGTACGTGACCCGGGCGACGATCACCCACAACACCCTGACCGACCTGCCGTACGACGGCATCGACATCGGCTGGGGATGGGGCATCAACGACCCGGGCGGCAACCTGTACTACCTGAACGCCGGGCTGTACAACTACCAGCCGATCTACCGGACGCCCACGACGTTCCGCGAGAACCTTGTGGCCGGCAACCTCATCCACGACACCAAGCAGGCGATGCACGACGGCGGCAGCATCTACACCCTCTCGTCCAGCCCCGGCACCGTGATCGAACGCAACTACGTCTACGACAGCCAGACCACGTTCGGCGCCCTGATCGACCAGGGCACGAGGTACGTCGTGATGCGCAACAACGTGTTCCTCGGCAGCAGCAGCTGGGTCTACATCAACTCCGACGCCGGCAACCCGGACACCTTCAACACCAAGGACAACCTCGTCACCGGCAACTGGTGGGACATCGGCCCCGCCCGCAACCCCGAAGGCCCCGGCTACAACAACCAAGTCACCGGCAACACCCAACTCACCGGCACCATCCCACCGGAAGCCCGAGCAGTCATGACAGCCGCGGGCGTCCTCCCGTGAGCGACCGGCGCTGCAGCTAGGCTCGATGTATGACGACGTACGGTCCGGCGGAGGCTGCTGAGCGGTCCGGGTTCAGCATCGACACGTTGCGCTACTACGAGCGGGAGGGCATCCTCCCGCCCGTGGCGCGCAGTTCCGCCGGGCGGCGGCAGTACTCCGACGACGATCTCGCGATGCTCGACTTCCTGCGCTGCCTGCGCGACACCGGGATGCCGATCGAACGGCTGCGGCGGTACGGCGAGCTCGCGCGATCGGCGGAGACGATGCCGGAGCGGCTCGCGCTGATCGAGGAACACACGGCGGTGGTGCAGAGCCGGATCGCCGAGCTGGAGTCGCAGCGTGCCCGCTTGGAGGAGAAGGCGGCCTGGTACCGGTCGCAGCTCGAGAACTGAGCCGACTTGACCTGGTGCGCGCTCCAGGTTGCATCTTCGTCGGCATGACATTTCCTACCTCCCCCTTGGTGCTCGGCGCCATGATGTTCGGTACGGCGATCGACGAGGACACGTCGTTCGCACTGCTCGACCGCTTCGTCGAGCGCGGCGGTGTCTGGATCGACACCGCCGACTGCTACTCGTTCTGGGCGAGCCCGGACGGACGCGGCGGCGCCAGCGAGCGCGTGCTCGGCCGCTGGCTGGCCGCCCGGCCGGGCGTCCGCGACCGGATCCGGATCGCCACGAAGGTCGGCGCGGAACCGCTGTGGGCCGGCTCGTGGCCGGATGAGCGCGCGGGCCTCAGCCGGCGGGCGATCCACGACGCGTTCGCCGGCAGCCTCGAGCGGCTCGGCATCGATCAGGTCGACCTGCTGTGGCTCCACCAGGAAGACCGCCGTACGCCGATCGAGGAAACCGTCGACGCCGTCGCCGAACTCAACGAAGCCGGTCAGGTACGACGGGTCGGCGCCTCGAACCATCCGGCCTGGCGCGTCGAGCGCGCCCGAACCCACGCCAGGTCCAAGGGCCTGGCGCCGATCGACGCGCTACAGCTGAGCGCCACCTACCTGAAGGTCCGCCCCGGCACCCTGCCGGAGGACACCGCGCATCCGTTCGGGCAACTCAGCGACGAGCAGCTGGACCACGCGCGGGAGCACCGGATGGAGGTCTGGGCCTACACCCCGCTGCTGGCCGGTGCCTACGACAACCCGGACAAGCAGATCCCGGAGGCGTACGACCACCTGGGCAACACCCGTCGCCTCGCCG from Kribbella sp. NBC_00709 carries:
- a CDS encoding right-handed parallel beta-helix repeat-containing protein yields the protein MTRPRPLRALAGTAAISAFALAALALSTTTTSAVPSRTEVILVAPDGTKPVEADHVVRTLQAAQALVRANNARSNVHVLLAGGTYELKTPLRFDARDGGRNGHTVTWQSVPGQDATLSGGSKVTGWTLHDPAKNIWSANVPVGTQSRQLYVDGKLAQRTQLLLAESKNTRGHLVFSQRGLTVNDATLAARIAGLSNPGDLEIEELGSFTDRYSPVRSVDGSTLVMEQPAWDNNNFGYDTLKSPYARGALYINNAYELISGPNQWYLDSAHGKVYYRPADGQSLRTTDVRLPRLESLVQVSGSYRDPVQNLAFSNLTFAHTTWNFPSGPQGYVDQQSGAHAVGTYAKPADFLTSCQNGCPEFEKTRNEWHQIPAAVQVSAAAHITFAGNNFQQLGSVGLGLGMDPNAHVSGTGYGVSNTAVLRNTFTDSAASAIVVGGVQPDAHHPRDPRMTNRDVTISDNTIAGVSKEYRDNAGILSTYVTRATITHNTLTDLPYDGIDIGWGWGINDPGGNLYYLNAGLYNYQPIYRTPTTFRENLVAGNLIHDTKQAMHDGGSIYTLSSSPGTVIERNYVYDSQTTFGALIDQGTRYVVMRNNVFLGSSSWVYINSDAGNPDTFNTKDNLVTGNWWDIGPARNPEGPGYNNQVTGNTQLTGTIPPEARAVMTAAGVLP
- a CDS encoding MerR family transcriptional regulator, which codes for MTTYGPAEAAERSGFSIDTLRYYEREGILPPVARSSAGRRQYSDDDLAMLDFLRCLRDTGMPIERLRRYGELARSAETMPERLALIEEHTAVVQSRIAELESQRARLEEKAAWYRSQLEN
- a CDS encoding aldo/keto reductase; its protein translation is MTFPTSPLVLGAMMFGTAIDEDTSFALLDRFVERGGVWIDTADCYSFWASPDGRGGASERVLGRWLAARPGVRDRIRIATKVGAEPLWAGSWPDERAGLSRRAIHDAFAGSLERLGIDQVDLLWLHQEDRRTPIEETVDAVAELNEAGQVRRVGASNHPAWRVERARTHARSKGLAPIDALQLSATYLKVRPGTLPEDTAHPFGQLSDEQLDHAREHRMEVWAYTPLLAGAYDNPDKQIPEAYDHLGNTRRLAALDDVARQTGASRGQVVLARLVAQGIRPMLGGSKLHQLESALDAVALALTADQLKQLDVR